A genomic stretch from Malus domestica chromosome 15, GDT2T_hap1 includes:
- the LOC103453720 gene encoding uncharacterized protein, with product MASPSSLTPPPVPPELHVTNRETLLNSLRRHLSESSRPLYGFVLLQGGEEQNRYDTDHTELFRQESYFAYLFGVREPGFYGAIDIATGKSVLFAPRLPAEYAVWLGEIKPLSYFKERYMVSMVHYTDEIATVLHDEYKGSGKPVLFLLHGINTDSDLFSKPAEFQGIDKFDTDLTTLHPVLSECRVIKSDLELALIQFANDISSEAHVEVMRKIRVGMYEYQLESMFLHHTYMYGGCRHCSYTCICATGDNSAVLHYGHAAAPNDRILEDGDLALLDMGAEYNFYGSDITCSYPVNGKFTPDQALIYNAVLDAHNAVISTMKPGVSWLDMHKLAEKVILESLKRGRILVGNVDDMMVKRLGAVFMPHGLGHLLGIDTHDTGGYPKGTERSKEPGLKSLRTTRELQEGMVITVEPGCYFIDALLVPAMGNSNTTKFFNHEAVSRFKGFGGVRIESDVLVTANGCKNMTNVPREISEIEAVMAGAPWPLDK from the exons ATGGCTTCGCCGTCGTCTCTCACTCCTCCTCCAGTCCCACCGGAGCTCCACGTCACCAACCGCGAAACGCTCCTCAATTCACTTCGCCGCCACCTCTCTGAATCTTCCCGCCCCCTCTACGGCTTcgttctcctccaa GGAGGCGAAGAGCAGAATCGCTATGACACTGATCACACCGAGCTCTTCAG ACAAGAGAGTTACTTTGCTTACTTGTTTGGAGTAAGAGAGCCTGGTTTCTATGGAGCTATA GACATTGCAACAGGGAAGTCTGTTCTCTTTGCTCCGAGATTGCCTGCTGAATATGCTGTTTGGTTGGGAGAGATAAAGCCTTTATCTTACTTCAAG GAAAGATATATGGTTAGCATGGTACACTATACTGATGAGATCGCAACAGTTTTGCATGATGAATACAAGGGATCCGGTAAACCTGTATTGTTTCTCTTGCATGGGATCAACACTGATAGTGATCTATTCTCGAAACCTGCGGAGTTTCAG GGGATTGATAAGTTTGACACAGATTTGACTACCTTGCATCCAGTTTTGAGTGAATGCCGTGTTATAAAATCAGATCTGGAGCTTGCCCTTATCCAGTTTGCCAATGATATAAGCTCTGAAGCTCATGTGGAG GTTATGAGAAAAATTAGGGTAGGCATGTATGAGTATCAGCTGGAAAGCATGTTTCTTCACCACACCTACATGTATGGTGGCTGTAGACATTGCTCGTACACATGTATTTGTGCTACTGGTGATAATAG TGCTGTTCTCCATTATGGGCATGCAGCAGCTCCGAATGACAGG ATCTTGGAAGATGGAGATTTGGCATTGCTTGATATGGGAGCTGAATACAACTTCTATGGTTCTGACATCACTTGTTCTTATCCA GTGAACGGAAAGTTTACCCCTGACCAAGCACTTATATATAAT GCTGTCCTTGATGCTCACAATGCTGTTATATCTACAATGAAACCTGGAGTAAGCTGGCTTGATATGCATAA ACTAGCAGAAAAGGTTATTCTTGAATCATTGAAGAGAGGGAGGATCCTAGTCGG GAACGTTGATGATATGATGGTCAAACGACTAGGTGCTGTTTTTATGCCTCATGGTCTTGGGCATTTGCTTGGTATTGACACTCATGATACTGGTGGCTACCCAAAG GGAACGGAGAGATCAAAAGAACCTGGATTGAAGTCTTTACGTACAACAAGAGAACTCCAAGAGGGAATG GTGATAACGGTAGAGCCTGGTTGCTACTTCATTGATGCTTTGTTGGTTCCAGCTATGGGAAACTCAAATACTACCAAGTTCTTCAATCATGAAGCAGTTAGTAGGTTTAAAGGTTTTGGTGGAGTTCGAATTGAAAGTGATGTG CTTGTCACGGCTAACGGTTGTAAGAACATGACAAACGTTCCTCGGGAAATATCGGAGATTGAAGCAGTAATGGCAGGGGCGCCATGGCCACTTGATAAATGA
- the LOC103453721 gene encoding probable protein arginine N-methyltransferase 1.2 isoform X1, with protein sequence MGRRKNTNSSSSSNQGSGAGFDHPGEAVKDVPESSNPDESMCDPELDKAVDDSMGEPEVSFVEADGKTSADYYFDSYSHFGIHEEMLKDLVRTKTYQNVIYQNKFLIKDKIVLDVGAGTGILSLFCAKAGAKHVYAVECSDMADMAKEIVETNGYSNLITVLKGKIEEIELPVPKVDIIISEWMGYFLLFENMLNTVLYARDKWLVDDGILLPDKASLFLTAIEDAEYKEDKIEFWNNVYGFDMSCIKKQAMMEPLVDTVDQNQIVTNSQLLKTMDISKMTPGDASFTAPFKLVAERDDFIHALVAYFDVSFTKCHKLMGFSTGPRSRSTHWKQTVLYLEDVLTVCQGESIVGSMTVAQNKKNPRDIDIVLKYSLNGRRCTVSRVQCYKMR encoded by the exons ATGGGTCGCCGAAAGAACaccaacagcagcagcagcagcaaccagGGCTCGGGGGCGGGCTTCGACCACCCCGGCGAAGCCGTAAAAGACGTCCCCGAGAGCTCCAACCCCGACGAGTCCATGTGCGACCCCGAGCTCGACAAGGCCGTCGATGACTCCATGGGCGAGCCGGAGGTCTCCTTCGTCGAAGCCGATGGCAAGACCAGTGCTGACTATTACTTCGACTCCTACTCTCACTTcg GTATTCATGAA GAAATGTTGAAAGATTTAGTGAGGACTAAGACATATCAGAATGTTATCTATCAGAATAAGTTTCTAATAAAGGACAAGATTGTTCTTGACGTGGGAGCTGGGACTGGAATTTTGTCCCTATTTTGTGCAAAAGCGGGCGCAAAGCATGTTTATGCG GTTGAGTGCTCCGACATGGCTGACATGGCAAAAGAGATTGTTGAAACAAACGGATATTCTAATC TAATAACCGTTCTGAAGGGGAAGATTGAAGAAATTGAGCTTCCAGTCCCTAAAGTGGATATTATTATCTCAGAATGGATGggatattttttgttgtttgagAATATGTTAAATACAGTCCTCTATGCTCGTGATAAATGGCTT gtAGATGATGGAATTCTACTACCAGACAAAGCGTCTCTCTTTTTGACAGCTATTGAGGATGCAGAGTACAAAGAGGACAAGATAGAAT TTTGGAACAATGTTTATGGCTTTGACATGAGTTGCATCAAGAAGCAAGCCATGATGGAGCCCCTTGTGGACACCGTTGACCAAAACCAAATTGTTACAAACAGTCAGCTACTCAAG ACAATGGATATATCTAAGATGACTCCAGGAGATGCTTCCTTCACGGCCCCTTTCAAGCTTGTTGCTGAGCGTGATGATTTCATTCATGCTCTTGTAGCCTACTTTGACGTGTCATTTACGAAGTGTCATAAATTGATGGGCTTCTCcacag GGCCGAGATCACGGTCTACTCACTGGAAGCAAACAGTCCTGTACCTGGAAGATGTGCTAACAGTATGTCAAGGAGAGTCAATTGTCGGAAGCATGACTGTggcgcaaaacaaaaagaatcCCCGTGATATTGACATAGTGCTCAAGTATTCGTTAAATGGCCGACGATGCACAGTCTCGAGGGTTCAATGCTACAAAATGCGCTAA
- the LOC103453721 gene encoding probable protein arginine N-methyltransferase 1 isoform X2 yields MTPWASRRSPSSKPMARPVLTITSTPTLTSEMLKDLVRTKTYQNVIYQNKFLIKDKIVLDVGAGTGILSLFCAKAGAKHVYAVECSDMADMAKEIVETNGYSNLITVLKGKIEEIELPVPKVDIIISEWMGYFLLFENMLNTVLYARDKWLVDDGILLPDKASLFLTAIEDAEYKEDKIEFWNNVYGFDMSCIKKQAMMEPLVDTVDQNQIVTNSQLLKTMDISKMTPGDASFTAPFKLVAERDDFIHALVAYFDVSFTKCHKLMGFSTGPRSRSTHWKQTVLYLEDVLTVCQGESIVGSMTVAQNKKNPRDIDIVLKYSLNGRRCTVSRVQCYKMR; encoded by the exons ATGACTCCATGGGCGAGCCGGAGGTCTCCTTCGTCGAAGCCGATGGCAAGACCAGTGCTGACTATTACTTCGACTCCTACTCTCACTTcg GAAATGTTGAAAGATTTAGTGAGGACTAAGACATATCAGAATGTTATCTATCAGAATAAGTTTCTAATAAAGGACAAGATTGTTCTTGACGTGGGAGCTGGGACTGGAATTTTGTCCCTATTTTGTGCAAAAGCGGGCGCAAAGCATGTTTATGCG GTTGAGTGCTCCGACATGGCTGACATGGCAAAAGAGATTGTTGAAACAAACGGATATTCTAATC TAATAACCGTTCTGAAGGGGAAGATTGAAGAAATTGAGCTTCCAGTCCCTAAAGTGGATATTATTATCTCAGAATGGATGggatattttttgttgtttgagAATATGTTAAATACAGTCCTCTATGCTCGTGATAAATGGCTT gtAGATGATGGAATTCTACTACCAGACAAAGCGTCTCTCTTTTTGACAGCTATTGAGGATGCAGAGTACAAAGAGGACAAGATAGAAT TTTGGAACAATGTTTATGGCTTTGACATGAGTTGCATCAAGAAGCAAGCCATGATGGAGCCCCTTGTGGACACCGTTGACCAAAACCAAATTGTTACAAACAGTCAGCTACTCAAG ACAATGGATATATCTAAGATGACTCCAGGAGATGCTTCCTTCACGGCCCCTTTCAAGCTTGTTGCTGAGCGTGATGATTTCATTCATGCTCTTGTAGCCTACTTTGACGTGTCATTTACGAAGTGTCATAAATTGATGGGCTTCTCcacag GGCCGAGATCACGGTCTACTCACTGGAAGCAAACAGTCCTGTACCTGGAAGATGTGCTAACAGTATGTCAAGGAGAGTCAATTGTCGGAAGCATGACTGTggcgcaaaacaaaaagaatcCCCGTGATATTGACATAGTGCTCAAGTATTCGTTAAATGGCCGACGATGCACAGTCTCGAGGGTTCAATGCTACAAAATGCGCTAA
- the LOC103453722 gene encoding uncharacterized protein: MAKLKQILVAISVLLAVLASVPFSECVKKPAAGARKEDIPFIKCQVCEKLASQLHQQVEKKRAEIAPKKISEYQIIEISENVCNLKKQEADWILQIDIVEKGDKLELVDQGSEGQCNSECKTIERACQEVLGYSDTDVAEYLYTSKPDLGSLVNYLCKDLTKACSTKPPPVPKNRIPGEAFVAKSEKEAEMERIMKSMEGMPGAPGMKMYSKDDLMNMNNFGGKDADDEDDDDDDETLLPSNLGKIMREKESAKNDLKQKITTGIVKTRETLKKHANKVSNWFRQTWRRVKKTASEKSTKGNKGEL, from the exons ATGGCGAAGCTGAAGCAAATTCTAGTAGCTATCTCAGTGTTGTTGGCGGTGTTAGCGTCCGTGCCGTTCTCCGAGTGTGTTAAGAAGCCGGCGGCCGGCGCCAGGAAGGAAGACATTCCTTTCATCAAATGCCAAGTCTGCGAGAAGCTCGCATCTCAGCTGCACCAGCAAGTCGAGAAGAAGCGAGCTGAGATCGCCCCAAAGAAG ATCTCGGAGTATCAGATCATTGAGATTTCGGAGAATGTCTGTAATTTGAAGAAGCAGGAAGCTGATTGGATTTTGCAGATTGATATAGTTGAGAAAGGAGATAAGCTGGAG TTGGTGGATCAAGGTTCTGAAGGACAATGTAATTCCGAATGCAAGACAATCGAGCGAGCTTGTCAGGAG GTTTTGGGGTATTCTGATACAGATGTTGCAGAATATCTATATACATCCAAGCCTGACCTTGGTTCATTGGTGAATTATCTATGCAAAGACCTCACTAAAGCATGCAGTACCAAGCCTCCCCCAGTTCCTAAG AATAGGATTCCTGGGGAAGCTTTCGTGGCCAAGTCGGAGAAAGAAGCTGAAATGGAAAGGATAATGAAATCTATGGAG GGAATGCCAGGAGCCCCAGGCATGAAGATGTACTCAAAAGATGATTTGATGAACATGAATAATTTTGGTGGCAAAGATgctgatgatgaagatgatgatgacgatgatgagaCTCTGTTACCCTCGAATTTG GGAAAAATcatgagagaaaaagagagtgcAAAGAATGACTTGAAACAGAAGATCACCACCGGAATTGTGAAGACCAGAGAGACACTAAAGAAGCATGCAAACAAAGTCTCTAACTGGTTCCGGCAAACGTGGCGGCGAGTGAAAAAGACGGCTTCGGAGAAGAGTACGAAGGGCAACAAGGGAGAGCTTTAG